ACAAGCATGAGAGCCTTGCCGTCAGCGACAGGCAAAGTAATCTCTGCTTCCACCCAGGCTCGCTCCTCTGAGCTCCACACCTGCCTGGTAAAGGCACTAACCTGATGCCCACCCTCTGAAAACTGGGGATACCGAGCCAGCATCTGCGCCGTGAAGTGTGCCAGGGCTTCGAACACAATTCGGGTGGTGATGTCCGAAGTAATGTCACAATCGATACCATCGACAAACAGTGGAAGATCCTCGATCTGCTTGAGCACCCCGATCCGAACCAGGGCCTCAACATCCCCGGTAAGAATATCCCAGATCCCGGTACCGACGACATCCGCCCCTCCATGTCCATGAAAGCCGCGACGGGACATACCGAGCCGGGTCTCCCAAGGCTCGACGAATCGCTGCAAAAGCTGCTCTCCGTGACGGAGGCTGGCCGGAGTGCCAGCAAGGATGCTATCGGTGACTTGTGCAGTGAAGGTATCAAGACACCGGAGTGCATGATCCGCAAAAGGCTCTCCGTGTCCTTGCAACCGAATTGCGTGGGGGTCGACATAGAGACGGTTGTCGGCCGAGACCTCGACATCAACGAACGGAACGGGACCAGGAATCCCATAGTAGGTGGTGATAGTGGGCAAAATGCCCTCCTTCCTTGAGAAACAACCCGAGGAAGGAGCGGAGACCCTTTGTCTCCTCAAACTCCGGTAAGCTGGTTATGACCTTCCAAGTCATACCGCACCCTCGGGTCGGTAACGTCCCTGTTTCGTGGCAACGGAGCAGAGACGAAACTACGTAGCAAGCCAAGATAGATTCTCACCTTGCTCTCAGAAGCGCTCCGGTTGCCGCCGGGGCGCTTCTTTTGTGCCTTTCTAAGTATACCACATCTTGAACCCTTGTGTTTACATGTTCACACTGGGCTACTTGACTATGTGTGCTCGTAGGCTAGACTGTAGCCAGGAGGTCAGAGATGTCTGAGGAACAACAGTCGCAAAAGCGCCCGAAGGGAAGAAGCCCGGCGTATCCGGCGATCAGCTTGGAAAAAGCTATCCAGAGGGTTCGGCAACTGTACGCACGGGATAAGCAGTACGAGATCCCCGTAACTTCACTCCCTGAGATATGGGGCTACGCAAGCCTTAACGGGCCTGCGGGCCTCACCATTTCTGCATTAAAAAAGTTCGGTCTCGTCAACGATGAGGGTACCAAAGACGAACGTCGTATCTCTGTGACAGATTCAGCGGTACACATTTTGAATCATCCGAGTTCTGACGCGAGGACCGAGGCGATCAAAGATGCTGCTCTGCTGCCTCCGATTCATCGTGAGATGTGGGAAACGTATGGAGCACACCTACCGTCAGATGCCAACCTTTTGTGGCGCCTCACCCGTGAACAGGGCTTTACTGAAACCGGTGCCAAAGAGTTCATTCGTGAATGGCGCGAAACCATGGAGTTCGCGGAACTCGGCAAGCACGAAGAGGCGGACCCATCATCCCGCACCTCACAGCACATTGGCGACGACGAGAAGCCTCTCCATCAAGACGACCTGGTTGTTCCCGATACGCCCCGTGACTCTTTGGAACGTGAGGTGGTTTCGCCGGTTCAACAGTTCGACACTGAAGCTCGTGACACCGCGCCCGTTCAAAGTTACCCGATTCCCATTGCACTGCATGGACGACCACCAGTTGTAATCAGTGGCGCCTTTCCGCTATCAGCTCCTGAGTGGGCCCAGTTCAAAGCAGTGCTCGACGCAATGCGTCCTGTTCTCGTCAGAGATGAACTTGGCGGAGACGAGTGATTACCACCGATAGCTTTGCACCGAGTACAAGAATGGCCAAGCTCACCACGCCTTCGCGTATGAGATAGGACACACGGCGACACCGCGGTGGCGCAAACCCTCGTTTGCAAGACGCGTGGCAACTAATTAAGGGGTGCCGCCGGGCTCGCTGTTCCATTCGAGATCGCCGAGGATGTAGCGGTCGATCGTCGGGCCGACTGTGCTTGCGACTTGGCCTATTGAGAGCCCTGCGAGCGGAGGCACTTTCAGGACATAGCGGCCGATCACGAGCCCCAGCAGTTGCGACCCGGCCAGCGACACCCGCACCTCCGGATGGTCGGAACCGAGCTGCGGCGCCAGGCGACCGATGAGCTCTTCACTTACAAACCGAAGGAAGATCCGCCGGGATTCCTCGTGTGTGCCCAGCCCCCGGACGAGCCCGATGAACGCCGGCCCCATACCAGGATCCTCCAGTGCGGTAAGGACTGCTAGCAGGTAGCGGGTGCCCGGTGAGCCATCGCCCGCAGTTGAGCGCTCGGCTAGGAGGTTGGGAA
This is a stretch of genomic DNA from Rarobacter incanus. It encodes these proteins:
- a CDS encoding TetR/AcrR family transcriptional regulator, which translates into the protein MDQKGDEVTAVEEVAPATSRRGPRSDGGAGKEQILEAATAQFGEHGYQATTIRKVAEAAGVDAKLVHYYFGTKENLFSTAIAETFRSRGFPNLLAERSTAGDGSPGTRYLLAVLTALEDPGMGPAFIGLVRGLGTHEESRRIFLRFVSEELIGRLAPQLGSDHPEVRVSLAGSQLLGLVIGRYVLKVPPLAGLSIGQVASTVGPTIDRYILGDLEWNSEPGGTP